A single Lolium perenne isolate Kyuss_39 chromosome 6, Kyuss_2.0, whole genome shotgun sequence DNA region contains:
- the LOC127308153 gene encoding desmethyl-deoxy-podophyllotoxin synthase-like has product MAADLPSFYVFLLVVILPLVYLAFSRRRSGSGQRLPPSPWALPVIGHLHHLAGALPHRALRDLARRHGPLMLLRFGEVPVVVASSPDAAREIMKTHDVAFATRPVGPMLRRVFQGAEGLVFAPYGDAWRQLRKICTVEILSSRRVQSFRAVREDELGRLLRSVASEAEARPVVNLSARIAAFVADSSVRAIIGCRNADRDAFLRILEEGMKVVPGMSLPDIFPSSRIAMRLSRVPGMLQRGRSAMLGFVDTIIQERRENIAAGAAEEQEDLLDVLLRLQKVMGSQYPLTTLNIKTVIIDLFVAGSETSSTMLQWAMAELMRNPTVMRRAQEEVRRELAGHDRVTEDSLRNLHYMRLVIKETLRLHPAAPLLVPRECRSPCEVLGFDVPQGAMVLVNAWAIGRDPAHWDKPEEFVPERFEERGGSAGRDFKGTDFEFVPFGAGRRMCPGMAFGLAHIELALAALLFHFDWDLPEGMVPEELDMTEAAGITTRLRSDLLVIAVPRAPVPSE; this is encoded by the exons ATGGCCGCTGATCTCCCGTCGTTCTACGTGTTCCTCCTAGTAGTCATATTACCGCTCGTCTACTTGGCATTCTCTCGCCGTCGGTCCGGCTCCGGCCAGCGGCTTCCCCCGTCGCCGTGGGCGCTGCCGGTGATCGGCCACCTGCACCACCTCGCGGGCGCGCTCCCGCACCGCGCCCTGCGCGACCTGGCGCGTCGCCACGGCCCGCTCATGCTGCTCCGCTTCGGCGAGGTCCCCGTGGTGGTCGCCTCCTCCCCGGACGCCGCGCGGGAGATCATGAAGACCCACGACGTGGCCTTCGCGACGCGTCCCGTCGGGCCCATGCTCCGCCGCGTCTTCCAGGGCGCCGAGGGCCTCGTCTTCGCGCCCTACGGCGACGCGTGGCGCCAGCTCCGCAAGATCTGCACCGTCGAGATCCTCAGCTCCCGCCGCGTCCAGTCATTCCGCGCCGTCCGGGAGGACGAGCTCGGCCGCCTCCTCCGCTCCGTCGCGTCGGAGGCGGAGGCGAGACCGGTAGTGAACCTGTCCGCGCGGATCGCGGCGTTCGTCGCGGACTCCTCGGTTCGCGCCATCATCGGCTGCCGGAACGCGGACCGCGACGCGTTCCTGAGGATTCTGGAGGAGGGGATGAAGGTCGTTCCGGGGATGAGCCTGCCGGACATCTTCCCTTCGTCGCGCATCGCGATGCGCCTCAGCCGCGTCCCCGGCATGCTCCAGCGCGGCCGCAGCGCCATGCTCGGCTTCGTCGACACTATCATCCAGGAACGCCGGGAGAACATAGCCGCCGGCGCCGCTGAGGAACAGGAGGACTTGCTTGACGTGCTCCTGAGGCTCCAGAAGGTGATGGGCTCCCAGTACCCGCTCACCACCCTGAACATCAAAACCGTCATCATC GACTTGTTTGTCGCGGGCAGCGAGACGTCGTCGACGATGCTGCAGTGGGCGATGGCGGAGCTGATGCGTAACCCGACGGTGATGCGGAGGGCGCAAGAGGAGGTCCGCAGAGAGCTCGCCGGCCACGACAGGGTGACGGAGGACAGCCTGAGAAACCTGCACTACATGCGCCTCGTCATCAAGGAGACACTCCGGCTGCATCCAGCGGCGCCGCTCCTGGTGCCTCGCGAATGCCGCAGCCCGTGCGAGGTGCTCGGGTTCGACGTGCCCCAGGGCGCGATGGTGCTCGTCAACGCGTGGGCGATCGGCAGGGACCCGGCGCACTGGGACAAACCGGAGGAGTTCGTGCCGGAGAGATTCGAGGAGCGAGGTGGCAGCGCCGGCAGGGACTTCAAGGGGACGGACTTCGAGTTCGTGCCATtcggcgccggcaggaggatgTGCCCCGGCATGGCGTTCGGTCTGGCGCACATTGAGCTCGCGCTTGCGGCACTGCTGTTCCACTTCGACTGGGATCTGCCGGAGGGCATGGTTCCTGAGGAGTTGGACATGACCGAGGCGGCCGGGATCACCACGCGCCTGAGGTCTGACCTGTTGGTGATCGCCGTTCCCCGTGCCCCGGTGCCCAGTGAGTAA